One window from the genome of Salmo salar chromosome ssa25, Ssal_v3.1, whole genome shotgun sequence encodes:
- the cavin2 gene encoding caveolae-associated protein 2 gives MGEDSSHAERSSNSSSILVNPQQYQAQQDNMDLLVSSFSPSPAPSSPTNTLSRLGLKTPGSLGPGSPTSPTSPTARDQVSAITVVALLDKLVNMLEAVQENQRRMELRQADLEGAVRGVQGDVTRLSKNHTSTSNSVNKLLERSHKVNTHMKEVRERLDKQASQVKRLEANHGHLLKRNHFKVLIFQEDNEIPSSVFIKDSPKTLQASQLEDNAPAAPAPSVAGTDANRSQEEGLHTISLSSSSDDAVGHHEEDEALEEEATLGLGATRPSIERSRADRLKRSSLKKVDSLKKAFSRQSIEKKMSKISTKIVPTASREKIKKSFTPNHPKSPASKSSSFKVSPMTFNVKKMRGEGEDSTQPGGSPSAHAHVDIPPLGSMDGDLPLAEVHSQEGLGVEGGEELASPSSTGSVDAKLTFNGEAGSLEGHLTTDRPAGLAVPEHDDDIGDEEEEDDEEAEQESPVEVKAPIPSATGITVEQAS, from the exons ATGGGAGAAGACTCATCGCACGCCGAgcgcagcagcaacagcagcagcatttTGGTCAACCCCCAGCAGTACCAGGCACAGCAAGACAACATGGACCTCCTGGTGTCCAGCTTCAGCCCGAGCCCAGCTCCCTCGTCCCCCACCAACACCCTCTCCAGGCTGGGCTTGAAAACCCCTGGGAGCCTTGGACCTGGAAGTCCCACCAGTCCCACCAGTCCCACTGCCAGGGACCAGGTGAGCGCCATCACAGTGGTGGCTCTACTCGACAAGCTGGTCAACATGCTGGAGGCAGTGCAGGAGAACCAGCGGCGCATGGAGTTGCGTCAGGCCGACCTGGAGGGTGCCGTGCGGGGGGTCCAAGGCGACGTGACCCGCCTTTCCAAGAACCACACCAGCACATCCAACAGCGTGAACAAGCTGCTGGAGCGCTCGCACAAGGTCAACACCCACATGAAGGAGGTGCGGGAGCGGCTGGACAAGCAGGCGTCACAGGTGAAGCGGCTGGAGGCCAACCATGGACACCTGCTAAAGAGGAACCACTTCAAAGTTCTCATCTTCCAG GAAGACAACGAGATCCCCTCCAGCGTGTTCATCAAGGACTCCCCCAAGACCCTCCAGGCCAGCCAGCTGGAGGACAACGCCCCTGCGGCGCCTGCCCCATCCGTCGCCGGCACAGACGCCAACCGCTCCCAGGAGGAGGGTCTCCATACCATCAGCTTGTCCTCCTCCTCCGATGATGCTGTGGGTCACCACGAGGAAGACGAAGCCCTGGAGGAAGAGGCAACGCTGGGTCTGGGAGCAACCCGGCCCTCCATTGAGAGATCCAGAGCAGACCGGCTGAAGCGCTCCAGCCTGAAGAAGGTGGACAGCCTGAAGAAGGCTTTCTCACGCCAGAGCATCGAGAAAAAGATGAGCAAGATCAGCACCAAGATTGTGCCGACAGCGAGCCGCGAGAAGATCAAGAAGAGCTTCACACCAAACCACCCAAAGAGCCCTGCCTCCAAGAGTTCCTCCTTCAAGGTGTCGCCCATGACGTTCAATGTGAAGAAGATGCGTGGCGAAGGGGAGGACTCAACCCAGCCCGGAGGCTCGCCTAGCGCGCATGCCCACGTGGATATCCCTCCCCTGGGAAGCATGGATGGGGATCTGCCCCTGGCCGAGGTGCATTCCCAGGAAGGGCTgggtgtggagggaggagaggagctggctaGTCCCTCTAGCACTGGGAGCGTAGACGCCAAGCTGACCTTCAATGGAGAAGCAGGGAGCCTGGAGGGTCACCTGACCACTGATCGTCCAGCGGGGCTCGCTGTCCCGGAGCATGATGATGATAttggagatgaggaagaggaggatgacgaAGAAGCGGAGCAGGAGAGCCCGGTGGAGGTGAAAGCTCCCATACCTTCTGCTACTGGAATCACTGTGGAGCAAGCATCTTAA